A genomic window from Megalobrama amblycephala isolate DHTTF-2021 linkage group LG2, ASM1881202v1, whole genome shotgun sequence includes:
- the LOC125257033 gene encoding uncharacterized protein LOC125257033: MKLIIFLIFIPLVHSELHTFMTTYTGITGQTFTGTPEFSAVTTLDGHQIDYYDSDIKRMIPKQDWMEEFVSKNTWREDTETRKHVQQIYINNIRVLMKRFSQSQGVHTYQRVYGCEWDDETEESQGFDEYSYDGRDFISLGVKERTYTAHVPQADPTVEKWNNDKEQLTLLKRYYKHECVYWLTYFLELRKAGFKRRGPTQDYTVVYVTGVLVICAFVLMKQGTLQKLRRFLLNEPYYYNRLNSRSKPHTFITFYTEISGKMIAGIPEFSAVTTLDYQQIDYYDSDTMELIPRKDWMKDFASKDMWKKYTEIREKVQQIYKLNIHDLMKQFNQSPSSGLHTYQRMYGCDWDDETGVSQGFDQHSYDGQDFIFLDLKEFRYFTYVPQGVQTMQKWNNDRAQRLLLNQYFDYECVHWLKEFLRLRKADLKRTAPRVSLLRKDPSSPLVMCHATGFYPSGVTINWFKNGQDHHEDVDLGELLPNEDETFQKTSTLDVTPDEWKNDQYTCVVEHQGETIQKNLTEDEIKTNYRPPPWWRKLFFPSAASDFSRTYRNTHVLLCVMGGFMFVL, encoded by the exons ATGAAGTTGATCATTTTCTTAATCTTCATACCTTTGGTTCATTCAG agTTGCACACCTTCATGACCACATACACTGGAATAACAGGCCAGACATTTACAGGAACTCCAGAGTTTTCTGCTGTAACTACACTGGACGGACATCAGATTGATTATTATGACAGTGACATAAAGAGGATGATTCCCAAACAGGACTGGATGGAGGAGTTTGTATCTAAAAACACGTGGAGAGAAGACACTGAGACCAGAAAACATGTGCAGCAGATCTACATAAACAACATTCGTGTTCTAAtgaagagattcagtcagtcacaaG GTGTTCATACGTATCAGAGGGTGTATGGATGTGAGTGGGATGATGAGACTGAAGAATCACAAGGGTTTGATGAGTACAGTTATGATGGACGGGATTTCATCTCACTGGGCGTGAAGGAGCGAACATACACTGCACATGTACCACAGGCAGATCCCACAGTGGAGAAGTGGAATAATGATAAAGAACAGCTTACACTTCTGAAACGATACTACAAACATGAGTGTGTTTACTGGCTGACATATTTCTTGGAGTTAAGGAAAGCGGGTTTCAAGAGAAGAG gaCCTACACAAGATTACACAGTGGTGTATGTGACGGGAGTACTGGTTATTTGTGCTTTTGTACTAATGAAGCAA ggtactTTGCAGAAACTAAGGAGGTTTTTACTCAATGAACCCTATTACTACAACCGGTTGAACAGCAGATCGA AGCCTCACACCTTCATCACCTTTTACACTGAAATAAGTGGAAAGATGATTGCAGGAATCCCAGAGTTTTCTGCTGTAACTACACTGGATTATCAACAGATTGATTATTATGACAGTGACACAATGGAGCTGATTCCCAGAAAGGACTGGATGAAGGATTTTGCATCTAAAGACATGTGGAAGAAATACACTGAGATCAGAGAAAAAGTACAGCAGATCTATAAACTCAACATTCATGATCTAATGAAGCAATTCAATCAGTCAC CTTCTTCAGGTCTTCACACATATCAGAGGATGTATGGATGTGATTGGGATGATGAGACTGGAGTCTCACAAGGGTTTGATCAGCACAGTTATGATGGACAGGATTTCATCTTTCTGGACCTGAAGGAGTTCAGATACTTCACATATGTGCCGCAGGGAGTTCAGACAATGCAGAAGTGGAATAATGACAGAGCACAGCGTTTATTACTAAACCAATACTTTGATTATGAGTGTGTTCACTGGCTGAAAGAGTTCTTGAGGTTAAGGAAAGCAGATTTAAAGAGAACCG CTCCTCGGGTGTCTCTGTTACGGAAGGATCCCTCCTCTCCACTAGTCATGTGTCATGCCACAGGTTTCTACCCATCAGGAGTCACTATTAACTGGTTTAAAAATGGACAGGATCATCATGAGGATGTGGATCTTGGAGAGCTTCTGCCAAATGAGGACGAGACCTTCCAGAAGACATCTACTCTTGATGTTACTCCAGACGAGTGGAAGAATGACCAGTACACTTGTGTGGTGGAGCACCAGGGAGAAACCATCCAGAAGAATCTGACTGAGGATGAGATCAAGACTAACTACA GACCGCCCCCCTGGTGGAGAAAACTATTCTTTCCTTCTGCTGCCAGTGATTTTAGCAG gaCCTACAGAAACACACATGTACTTCTGTGTGTGATGGGAGGATTCATGTTTGTACTGTAG